One Pseudomonas sp. MM213 genomic window, TGGACACATTCCACAACGCCAGCGCAGAACATAAGGCGCGGTTACGTCAGGAACTGGTGCATACCAATTATTCGGCTGCGGACATCGATGTCCTAAACCAGCTCTATGTACGTAAATATGAGCAAATGCTGAAAGGTGAAAGTCGGTTGCAGCTACGAACGTGTGAGGACATGGTCGGTTGCATACCTTCCCCTACCGGGGTGCAAATCGAAAGTCGGCAGTATCTTCAAGGGAGCATACATAGCCAGTCGTTCGATTTGGTGATTCTGGCCACGGGTTTTCTCGACCTCGGCACCGGAGATCGTCAGGAGCCCTTCCCGAGCTTGCTAGCCCCAATCGCCCGTGAAAATGAAATCGACACGTTGACCATTGCCAGGGATTATCGCGTCGACTTGCTCAACGGCTTGCCCACCTACCTCAACGGGTTGTGCGAGTCTTCACATGGCATGGGGGACGCAGGCTCGTTCAGCTTGCTGGCGTTACGTTCACAAAGCATCGTGGAATCACTGACCAGGAACTCGGAAGCCAGGGTGCAGCGCCATGCTTAACCAGGCCATAAGCGAAATGCTGGCGGCGCCCTCTTGTTGGCAAAAACAACTGCCCTGCCGCACCGCTCGCGCCGGTAACCTTCCGTTTGAAAGTGATGTAGTGATTGTGGGAGCGGGAATTGGCGGATTAGCGGCAGCGCTACGGGCGCTTGAGTCAGGTTACTCGGTAACCGTGTTGGAAGCCGGGGATGTTGGCTCTGGGGCAAGCGGTCGCAATTCGGGCTTCGTGGTTCCCATACCATCGAGGCACTCGCCGGAGTCACTCCAACGTTTGCTTGGCGAGGATACAGCGCCATTTTTAGCCGCTCTGAGCGAAACAGCGAAGGCTGTGTTTGAGTATGCCCCATCGGATTTAACGGTCAAAGGCTGGGTACAACCAATGGTTGGAGCTGCGGGGGTTGGGGCCCATAAACTGGCCAAGGATTGGACGCACCTGGGGGTCAAGGTAGACCCCATGGAGCCCGAAGCACTGGAAACGGCATTAGGGACTACTGAGTATGCCGAAGGCCTCCATTTTACCGATGCTGGTGCAATCAATCCCCTGGCATTCGTGTACCAACTGGCAGACACGGTCAACCGCAAAGGTGGGCATATCATCGAATGTTGCAGTGCGCTCGATGTTCGACCGCAGGGCGGCTGGGTCACCGTCCAAACTCAGCGGGGTGAGATCAGGGCCGGGCGCGTATTTATGGCCGGCAATGCCTATGGTTCTGCGGCCAGCCGTACGACTCGGCGAGCAGTTAGTCCGCTAGCCCTAACGCTTGCGACTTTCGCCGTACCGCAGCTGTGCCGTGCCGAAAGACTGCTGCCATTTTCAGACAACCGCAAGGACATGTGGTTTGCACGCCGCTTGGGGCCTACAAAGCTGCTGACGGGCTGCTTCGCGTTACCGCTCCAGCGTTCTGCCGCTTGCAGTGCATTGCTCCAGGATCGCATCAAGCGCCTCTACGGCACTGTTGTGCAAGAACCCGAGCAACAGTGGGCCGGGTGGGTGGGCCTCACTACAGACGGGATGCCGAAGGTTCACCAGCACGACGAACGAATCATGGGGTGGAGTGGCTGTAACGGTCGAGGCATTGCGCTTTCAATGCTGATGGGGCGAACGTTGATGGATCGACTGTGTGGGGTCAACGGCCTACATCTGCCGCCTTCATCAGGCACTTACAAGACGGGTAACGCCCTGACTTGGCTGGCGCAAATGGTCATCGCACTTGATCGCCGGAAACAACGTCGCACCGTGCTTGCGTCCTGATCTTATCTACCAAATTCGAGTACACACTATGTCTGCCTGCCCCTTTCATTACCCTCAATACCGTTCCACAGACAAGGGATTAATCGACCGTTTCGTTGATGTGTTTCCGCTGGCAATGATCACATCGCATCGGGACGGACAATTTCTTTGTAGCCACATTCCGCTATGGCGTCAGCCGGATGGGTCGTTGTTCGGACATGTCGACGGCAATAACTCACAGTTCAAAGGCGAAAAGTCTCTGAGTGCTCAAATCGTCTTCATGGGGCCATCGGCTTACATTCCTCCACAGGCTTACGTCTCGCGCCAACTCCCCACCTGGAATTACCTCGCCGTTCACATGCAGGCGAACATAACTGTGGTGGACGCCCCACACCAAAAGCTCGAAATCCTCGAGAAAACCGCAAAACGGTTGTCAGAGCAGCCCTCTGACTATCAGGTCGACGAGCGCGACCCTCGGGTGATATCGAACCTGCCACACATTCTTGGGTTGGTCATACAGCCGGAAAATACCGAGGGGCGCTTTAAACTCTCCCAAGACAAATCCTCGCCGGATTCGTCAGCGGCTCTGCGGTGGTTACTCGAAAACCGAAAACACGATCATGCCGAGCTCCTGATGGAGCTCCTGCACGCCGCTACCAAGCCGCATTCAAACTGAGGTCAGTATGCCCATCGTTAGAGTAGAAGACCCTGTACAGCGTGACGCCGATACCCAACAAGCCATAATCGAGACAATTTATGGTTGCTTGAAATCGGTGTTCAAGGTCAGTGACGAAGAGCTCCAGGCGCGCTATGTCTGCTATGACAAAGACCACTTCCGTTCCCCAGGAGATCGCAGTGAGTTCATCCAAATTGAAATCACGGTCTTCAAAGGACGCAAGCTGGAAACCAAGCGCCAGCTTTATCAGCTGATCAGTAAAAGTATCGCTGCGCAGCTCGATATTTCAGAGCATGCCCCTCTGATACTGCTGGTTGAGCAAGAGCCAGAGAACTGGGGTATGCGTGGCGGAGTGCCGGCGAGTGAGATCGACTTTGGATATGCTATTTCCATTTGATATCGCTCCGCTTTTGCATCAATAGCCTATGCAGGTCAGTTTCAGCTTTGAGCTATCTGCCGGTTGCGCTGACCTAGCATTTAGCATTTGACCGACGCTCTGCGGAATTAAGGTTTTTTGATTATTTGACTTGGCAAGTGCCTCATCTTGAGCCTTTCGCAGCGTAGACTCGGTGTAAGCGTCTGTCCAATACACCTTGCGTAATGAAACTGATCTTCACTGGGTTGAAATCGCAATCGCAACGTCAGGGATGCTGGAAGCGATGCCTTAAGCGCAAATGGACGTGCGCGTTGTGAGCAGTGAAGCCGAAGTCAGAGCGATGAAGGTAAGACAGGTGTGCCCATGTCAGCCGCGAACTTACCCGTTGCTCTACAACCCTCGGGGGACTGAATATGCCATGTTCGTCGTGATTGCTGTCATCGCATAAGAGGTTCTTGAGGACGGATAACGTGGGGACGACTTTAAGTCCAACCTTTACGCGGCAGTGTCACCTGATTACTCGGCAAGCTAGGCTTATAGCTTGCTGAAAAGCCTCTCGTACTACACCTGATGATTAATATGCTCGACTGGGATAGCCTCCGTTTTTTCTTTGCCTTTGTTCATGAGGGCACCTTAGCCGTTGCGGCACGCTCGCTGGGGGTGGAGCACGCGACTGTGGTTCGCCGAATAGGTGCCTTCTCCGGACGCTACTCAGCATGCGCGTAATTGTCATGCACGGCGGGAAGCTTGCTACCTCACCGCTGTAATAAAAAGGGCCTAAATGGCCCTTTTGTACTCAAACCAGATCACTTGGTCAGCCAAGACTCAACCTTGTCGGCACCGTATTTCGCTTTCCATTCCTTCAGCGTTCGATGGTTACCGCCTTTGGTTTCTACGACTTCGCCAGATTCCGGATTTTTGTAGACCTTTACCTGACGTGGCTTTCTCGTACCGGATTTTGCCTCGGCAGCTGGTGCGCGACGACCAGCCTTCGGATCAAGCAAGTTGATCACGTTCGGCAGGCTGTAGCCGTACTCGGCAAGCAGAGCGCGCAGCTTGGTTTCGAATTCGATTTCTTTTTTGAGGCCAGCGTCGCCTTTCAGCGCTTCGAGAGCTTGAAGCTGTTCGGCGAGGTGTTTTTCGAGTTGGCGGAATTCTGCGAGCTTGGACATGACAGGTCTCTTTTCAGTAGTTACCTAACAGTATATTGCAAATCGGTCGGGGCAATAGGGACTGCTGGCGACAACTGAGATAGAAACGGAGAGGCCAAAACTCAGCAATAATTATGGCTGAGCCATAATTTGGAATAATTAAGTTTGCCGTTACCGAGAACGCCTCTGATGGCAATCTTCGTTTCACTTGCAGTACACCGCCCACAGCTGATCAACCCGCGTCGTGGAGCACTGGCTCATTATCTCCCGGCGCATCCTTCAACCCGGTTTGGTGGCACACCTCTCCAAGCTCCGTTGCAAAAGAAGCCGTCGAATTGGGATGCGCCCTCTAGGGCGACAAAACAAGCCGGGGGGCCAAGACCTTGAAAAGCTCTGCAAGCATCCGCGCATCTAGCAACGCATGGTGTGGCAGATCAGACAGCTCTACCTGTTCAAGAGCTTCCGCATTTACCTGATTGAAAAGGATTGTGAGGTTGGTCGGCTGATTCATAACCTGGACTGGCAAGGGTTGATGATCTGCACAAGCGAGATCATAGAAAAATCCCCGATCCCAATGTGGCGCATCTGAACACACCTCAAGCTCCTCGTCGAAGCAGCCTAGAAACTTCCGAAGCGTGGCTCGAGCTTCGACAAGCGACTGACCATATCGCGGAGGATCAAGCTGCGGCAAAACGTTCCGGATGACGAAATCACTGCAGTCCTCGACCGAATAGGTATCCGTCAATTCAACATAGAACTCGTCGCCTGACTCCGATACCAGCGCTAGAGATATCAGAGTCCTGATTGAGCTGGGTAAATTCGCAATCAAGGAATATCTTCAGCGACCTAATCCTTTTCAACGATTGTTAGCGTGGCCTGTCATTGGAGCCCGTGTTCGTCCCACTATTTACAGTACCGATGGATTTCCGAGGAGCGTAACTACCAGGTCGGCCGAGTAAGATGAGGCGCTGCATTTATGATTGGACGTGGGGTCTGTCAATCGTCCCCCTTGGGATCGAATTTGTCCCCATACCTAGCGTGTAGCGCGCGATTACGTTCGATCCGCCTGATCCACGGATCGTAGTCCTCGGGCAACGCGGCGAGCTTAGCGCTGATGATCATTTGCACCGCTTCGTCACGCAGTAATCTGCTGGTCAGCTCGCGGTATTCGCCAAGCGTAACCACACCATAAATGGCGTGATTGTCTTTTACATAGAGGTCGGTCATTCCCACCCGCATATGGCCATATTTTTCTACGTCATCGGGGTAGATGTCCTCTAGGCTGAGGTATCCCATATCGCACTCCGGGCTAAGAATGTACTCGCTGAATAGCACTGCCTGTGCGCTCCACAATGTTTAAAGACGCCACCGAAAGCGTGCACCATCATTGAAATCGTTCCTTCGCGCCAGCGCCTACAAAAGCCAGCCAACAACAGGCGATATAGTGTGCGCATGATAGCCTCCGCTCAGTTATCACCGTTCTGAGAATCCGCTTTGAACACACTAAACGCACATGCCGATTTCAACACCCTGATCAACGCACCGAAATTTTCCGATGACCCCGTTGGGCACCGGCAGAAAAAGCGGTGGCAGCTCATCGCTGAAGACATCTACAAAAGCATATCCAATGAGGCGTTGCTCGAAGCAAGAGGCAGAGCCGAAGGCTACATTCATGGCCTTGTGGACGCTGGGCATTTGTCGACGAGAGACACCGACCGCGACTACCTCATTTTGAGCGTCGTTCAAAGGCGACGTGAGTTTTTGCAGAGATTGTTGAACGACTACGGATACTGAACCATGAATGCTCATGTGGCTGAGAGTTGCAGCCTATGAAGTAACGAATGGCTGATGCACTCCAGACAATAAAACTGATTTATCCGGTGCGTTCACCTGAGCGGAGCAATTCAAGAAAACTACGTCGCCCGCCACCACGCTTGAAGCTAGCAATAACGTAGTGATCTTCCCCCGTAGTCAGAATCCAGAAACGGCCCGCCTTCCGAGCAGACTGAATTTTGGCTGTTTGAATGATTGAGCAATCAGCGTGACGCCCTGACTCATCCTTTCGAGTATGGTCGAATACGACGCCTAGACAGGTATCGTTGACGATGATGGCGTCGCTAATGAATGCCGTGATAGTGGGGATATACCGCTGATTGGTGGCTCGAACCAAGCGGCCTAGCTGAAAGTCAGTCAGCCACTTGCTATGAAACTCGACTTCGATTATTTCGGACATTCTAAGCTCCCAAGCCCCACTGCGGAAAATATTGTGGGGGCACATTTAACCCGCCTTCATGGAAAATGCAGTACCCACACTGGCTTCTTTCCTTAAGCCCGATCCCCAGAGGAGGTAGACCGTACTTTTGGTTTCAAACATGCAGCCTTCAGTGAAGGATTTTCCGAAGTTGCTGCGTACCCACATATTTGGTTGAAAGCGCGCTCCGCTGTCCAGGACTACCTCATGAGCAAATAGCGTCGCAGGAAGCAGACCAAGCATTGTCAGTTTTTCCTTTTCATCAGGCGTCACCGTGAGGTCGATCAAAATCCACTGCCGCACCACGCAGAATGCTTTGTCTGGGAATGCCTTTGCAGCCATAGCGATCAGGTCTTCCTGAGAGCCTTGCCAACCGATCGATTCATCCCCTGCTCCGTAAAGGAGCTGCGAGATTTCATTTAAGGTCACCATGTGTATCTCACTTCGGTGAAGGTTCAGGAACGCTTGTGTAGGTCTGTCCCGCGACGGTTACGAATTCGTAGATCGGCGGTTCTTTACCAGGATTTGTTAGTCTGATTTCTGAAATCGGCTCCATTAGACGTTCACCTTGCCGGTTCATCCACGGTGGAGAGATGAGGTATACCTTAGTAACAGCAAGAAATTCTGGGTCTCCCGAACTGCATATGGTTTGAACCGTCTCCGTGTCGCTGATGAGGCGCACGTTTGGCCCGAAAGCCCCATCGAAAAACCCTACTCCTTCTACTAAGAAAGAATATTGGTTGTGACTAAGATCAACGGATTTCCATAACAGAAGATTTTCATCAGACATTTTGAATTTGCCTTGCAGCTGACTCTCGTTTGTTCTGAACACAACACAGCTCCTGACTAACGATTTTTTTCTTTAGCGCCCATCTTAGTTCAGATAGTAAGTACTAGATCACTTACAAAACCGGTCTCTTCGAAAGGATAGCCCCTTGGATTAGAGGCATAGCGGATGCCATCTATAGTTTTCTCGTAACCGACGTGCGTATGTCCATGCAACCAAATGTCTATATTGCATCCTGCGAACTCCTGCCAGTCGTTGACATAAGCCGCAGCCAAATGCCCCATTTCATACTTGATTCCAGGCGCGCATTCCGGCAAGGGCGCATGATGGGTTACCACCACTGTTTTTCCTTGGAACTGAGTAGATAGTTCAGCCAATAACCACTGTTTCGCAAATTGCGACTTTTTCTGAATTTCGATTGGCTTTACGCGACGAAACTGAGCTCCAGTTCTGATCTGTTTGTAGTCATTCATAGATCCCTGCGCGCTATGAATTGCAGAACTGACATCTCCAGTTGAGTAAAAATCAGTCCAGCCGGTTGTACCAAGAAACCTTACTCCATTGATCACTACTTGTTCGTTTTCTAGAACGTGAACATGCGGGAGCGCCTTAGCACGCATTTTTTCCAAGGTTCGGTCGAGGTGTCCTTTGTAGTACTCATGGTTTCCGGCGACATAGATCACTGGGCAGCAAAAGGTTCTATTCGCCCACTCCACCCCCCTAGCCAGCAGATCAATGTCGCCGGCCAGCACAACAACATCTGCATCGTAGACAATCGGAGAAAATTCTTGGAATTCGATATGGACGTCAGATAGCAAGTGAATTTTCAAAATCTCAACCTTTTAAAGGCCCATCCACGCTGTCAATTTATGGCTAATATTTCACTGCCGATATTTAAGACTGAAAATGCACCTACTAACGTATCTATATAGATGATCCGCCACCCCGTGATTTCTGAGGTGTCGCTTGAATCTCAGCTAAGCCCAACAACATCCCAGTACAGGAAGTATATTTCATGGCGTGGGATTGATCAATATGGCCTTATCCTCCCTTTTGAGGATTCGCCATGGTCATGAGGCAATCGCTGGCGGCAGTACTTCGATTGGTACGTTCCTCTCGCGGCCTTTCGAAGGAGGATCTCCAAGGTCAGGTTGAAACTAGGCATCTATACAATCTCGAGAACGCAAAGACGGGCGTTACCCTCGATATGCTGAATACGATCTCCTCGGCATTGGATGTCGATCCATTGGCGCTACTTGTGGTCGCATCGTGCTTTGAGAAGAAATTATCTCCCGAAGAATCTCTCGAGAGACTGTCTGAAGAAGTAAAGCGCCTCGTTGCCTCGGGTGTAGTAAACGGGTTGTCCGGGCAATTCGCTGACGGCACGCTTAAGCCCATCAAGGGTGGCCCACGCTCATCGCCCGATAAAATTGAAGCCGTGCTTCGTTGCCGATCTCAGGGAATGACGCAGAAAGAAGCTTCTGAGGCGCTTGGAATTCCCACATCAACGGTCAACCGAATTTGGCGAATGGCGAAATAGGCAGGCATCGAATGGCAGCGAGGGTGGATAACGCTCATTTCGGCTTTTACGAACATGAATGTTAGGCTTGATCGGCCAACGGATACTGCCAATCCTTCTTTTAAACGACTCTCCCCCACTCCTTTTCATCCTTCCGATTATGAGGAAATGGGTTCCATCCGCCAGGCCGAGCATCAACTCGAGCTAACGGGGCATCAGCGAGCCGTCGATGGGGCTTCCGGCATACGTTTACGCCTGAGTGAAAAATGCACCTGTTTCATCCATGCGTAAGAAACTGAATGTTTACATTTTCGACGTAATTTACGCGAATAATTGTAGGTTTACATTTTTTGACAAACGCCCAAAAAAAATGCCGCCTAATCGGCGGCATTCCTTGGTTTTGCGGGGCAGAACACCCACCAACCCCCTTACTCGTCACGTATACCTAAAATCGACGTGAACATTAAGTAGATCGACACATACAGGCTGATGGTCGCCATGATGTAGTTGCGCTCACCGCCGTGAATGATGGCGCTGGTCTGGAACAGAATGCAGACCGAGGAGAACAGCACAAAACCTGCGCTGATCGCCAGTTGCAGACCGCTGACCTGGAAGAAGAAGCTCGCCAGCGTCGCACCCAGCAGCACGAAGAAACCTGCGGTGATGAAGCCACCGAGGAAGCTCATGTCCTTACGGGTGATCAGCACGTAAGCCGACAGACCGCCGAACACCAGCGCCGTCATCGCGAACGCTGAGCTCACTACTTCTGCGCCGCCCTGCATGCCCAGGTAACGGTTAAGGATCGGGCCGAGCAGGAAACCCATGAAACCGGTCAAGGCAAACGCCGACACCAGGCCCCACGCGGAATCACGGAGTTTGTTGGTTAGGAAGAAAAGGCCGTAGAAACCGATCAGCACCACGAAGATATTCGGGTAGCCAACACGCATCTGCTGGGCGACGAACGCCATCACGCCGCTGAATGCGAGGGTGAGAGCGAGCAAGCCGTATGTGTTGCGCAGGACGCGGCTAACCTCTAGCTGCTCAGCCTGCACGCTGTTATTAACTGCGTAATCCTGTTCGCGCATGGCGACACTCCTGTTGGTTTGAAACGTTCAGTCGCAAAGATCATAACAGACGCTCTGTAACAAGCCATGCACAGAGTTTGACAGTGTGTTTCATTCAGGTATTATGGCGCCCGCAACGCAAACGGAGGTGTGGCCGAGTGGTTTAAGGCAACGGTCTTGAAAACCGTCGACTGTAACAGGTCCATGAGTTCGAATCCCATCGCCTCCGCCATCTTTATACGACAAAGCCCTGATTATTCAGGGCTTTGTCGTTTCTGGGGTTTGAGAATCGGCGGCGATTTTTCGAGGCGCCAGAAAACTATTTGGTAGTCGTTACAAACTTCCCAGCTTTGCCCCTCCTCCGGGGTCCTGTCTCCACAAGTAGCTGCGCAGCTTGAGATTGTCGACCGAAGACAATCCCGTGGACATGATGACGGGCATTGGAGCCGACGAGCCACGCAGGGTAGCGAAGATCCGTAGCCGGAAAAGCACCAGCGAAAGTAAGTGGGCTACGATGGTCATGCCGCTGGCTGATGCTGGAATCGGTGTACAGGACGTGACTGACATCTGGGCCGTCCAGCCTTTCGATCTGATGCTTCCGACCATCAACGGTCGGACTCTTGAAGGCAATTGTGACCTGTGCTTCCTCAAGGGCGCGAATCAGGTTTATTCAATAATCGCCAGCGACCGTGGGGAACCAGTTCGAAAAGCTGACTGGCGGGCTCGCATGGAGCGTACCGCTGTTTCCAGCAGCGGCATCACCGGTAATGGCGCCCTGTTCAGATTCGACCGTCCCAGCTACCATCCGATGCTCGACTACTCCGATATCCAATTCGACATGTTTGCCGACGCCACAGAGGCCATTGCCTGCTTCTGCGGCGACTGACTCCATGCGCAAACTTTTTTATTTTCAATGCGCAAACTTTTTGGCCGTTTTTTGGGGCACTACCTAACCACTCTTAGGTTTAGGTGAGGAATGTTCTTCATCCAAAACTCTGGAGCTAATGATGCCTTTCGGACTGATCGTTTTGTTCGCGTTGATGATTTTTATCACCCTCTTCGGTGGTTGCAGTGCCTAACGCAACAATTCAAGTGGCCGATCTAGATCGGCCTTCCCCCATTTGACCGACGCCGGGCATGCCCGGCTAAGGACGCCCCATGCCCACAGAAAACAAACCGGCCGAGCCATTCGGCCCAAACGGTCGCACCTTCCATATTGATCTAAGCGTGCGCGGCGCACTGCGTGATTTTAGCAACCGCCAACTCAAAGGCATGTTCCGCTTAGAGTGTGGCCGCGAATGCACCGCCGACGAGGCGAAGGACCATCTGCTCGAAGCGCTGGCCCAAGGCAAGGAGGTACTGCCGTTCGGGCCACCTTGCGAGGGTTAAGATTTTGCCAGCAACGGCTGCCGCGGCCACGACAACCCGCCGCCAGCAATGGGTACCCATAAACTTGTAGCAAGAGCTGTAGCCCAAAAATCAGGCAAGCATCTGAGCGATTTTTGATAGTTTATGATGCTCAATAGTCCAACGAGCAACATCCCCCCATTGCCCTACATCGTTTTTGAAAATATGTGCGGTGCGCGGAGTAAATATCGGACTACCGTTACCAACAGGGCTGTCGTATTTGACGTATTCCCATCTAAAACCAAAGCCATTATTAGAGATAGCTGCTATGGACATAGCTATACTAGTATCCTTAAGCAGCTCCCATATTTTCCTTTGCTCAAGCAAGTCAGACCTTTCCCCCAAACACACTGATTTAATGCACTCCATAGGGACTTTCTGGATATAGACTCCAAACCCTTTGTTCTCTCCTGCGCGCTCGCATGCTTTTAGACTTCGAGCAATCCGATACTCTGACTCATATGCCCAAGCATCAGACTTTACGCAAAGCTCTGCTATGGGAATATGCCCTCCGGCGGAGAGATAATAACTAATATCCTTTTTAGGCCGAGCACTCGCATACTCGACTTCAATCAATCCCTCGAAAAACTTGTGATCGGTTTCAAATTCAACAACGGCACCTGCGTATTGCTCAGCATAATGCGACCACATCAGCAAAGAGTCATTATTCTTGCTTAGGCAAAAAATTCCAACATTTTCGTTCAGCGATCTAACAACATCTCGTGACTGGACATCGTTACAGTAATCATCTTCAAAATCATATGACAGACTAACCAAGTCACTTGGACGGCGTGGACCAATCAAGTCGAAACTTATACTTATTGGCTGCTCAGCGGTTCCGTTTGGCACAAAAATTTCGGGCAACAGTTCAAACGGATCATTAAACGCACCCGGCTGAGTAAACCTAACCCCGCCGGTCAGTACTCGCTGCAATCCAGCCATGTCGACATATTTAAAAAGTCTCACATCAATTCCTTCCCTGAAGCAACGAGCTAACAAAATACCAGATTCGCGAAAAAATCAGCTAACTCCCCTTCCCCTTCAAAGTCAGCCGCTATAGCGGCAAAGGAACAGTCATGCCTGAAGAAAAGTTGATTGGCCCCGTTGAAGTTGTGCGCGACGAGCATGGGTACTGGTACCACCTTGACATCCCGGGCTTCGATGAAGACGCCGAAGCTTAGAAGGCGTGGCTCGATGCCCAGGGCTTGAAAGTAGTCGGCTGGCACATGGACTCCGATATGGAAGCCCACCCTTACTAGGAAGATGGCGAGGCCCATTGTCTCGGCTGGCAGCCAGAAAAGCCGCCTGCGTACGAGTGGTTCCTGCTCGGCATTTTCGACACTGAAGACGGCCCATATGTGCAGTGGGCTCGGCGCGAGGTGACGCCATGATCGCCCTCGCCTGGCTCGCCTACGTGTACTGCTACAAGGGGCCGCGGTGATGACCTCAGGCTTTTTTCTTACCCTTGCCCCATCCGCACACCATTAAAACCAAGCCTGCGATCCACAAGCCAGGCGCGGTGATAGCAAAACCACAAACGGCCAGTGTTATCCCTGTCAAAAACAACGGATTTCGAAACGCCTTCTCCATAGCAACCTCTCCTTTATTTCTCCCATTAAACCACAAGGCCTACCGGTGAACGGCGGGCTTGCACCTGGAAAAAGATCATGACCATCACTGC contains:
- a CDS encoding histone-like nucleoid-structuring protein, MvaT/MvaU family; translated protein: MSKLAEFRQLEKHLAEQLQALEALKGDAGLKKEIEFETKLRALLAEYGYSLPNVINLLDPKAGRRAPAAEAKSGTRKPRQVKVYKNPESGEVVETKGGNHRTLKEWKAKYGADKVESWLTK
- a CDS encoding DUF6957 family protein codes for the protein MVTLNEISQLLYGAGDESIGWQGSQEDLIAMAAKAFPDKAFCVVRQWILIDLTVTPDEKEKLTMLGLLPATLFAHEVVLDSGARFQPNMWVRSNFGKSFTEGCMFETKSTVYLLWGSGLRKEASVGTAFSMKAG
- a CDS encoding metallophosphoesterase, which translates into the protein MKIHLLSDVHIEFQEFSPIVYDADVVVLAGDIDLLARGVEWANRTFCCPVIYVAGNHEYYKGHLDRTLEKMRAKALPHVHVLENEQVVINGVRFLGTTGWTDFYSTGDVSSAIHSAQGSMNDYKQIRTGAQFRRVKPIEIQKKSQFAKQWLLAELSTQFQGKTVVVTHHAPLPECAPGIKYEMGHLAAAYVNDWQEFAGCNIDIWLHGHTHVGYEKTIDGIRYASNPRGYPFEETGFVSDLVLTI
- a CDS encoding helix-turn-helix domain-containing protein, with the protein product MRQSLAAVLRLVRSSRGLSKEDLQGQVETRHLYNLENAKTGVTLDMLNTISSALDVDPLALLVVASCFEKKLSPEESLERLSEEVKRLVASGVVNGLSGQFADGTLKPIKGGPRSSPDKIEAVLRCRSQGMTQKEASEALGIPTSTVNRIWRMAK
- a CDS encoding FMN-binding negative transcriptional regulator produces the protein MSACPFHYPQYRSTDKGLIDRFVDVFPLAMITSHRDGQFLCSHIPLWRQPDGSLFGHVDGNNSQFKGEKSLSAQIVFMGPSAYIPPQAYVSRQLPTWNYLAVHMQANITVVDAPHQKLEILEKTAKRLSEQPSDYQVDERDPRVISNLPHILGLVIQPENTEGRFKLSQDKSSPDSSAALRWLLENRKHDHAELLMELLHAATKPHSN
- a CDS encoding DUF2971 domain-containing protein is translated as MRLFKYVDMAGLQRVLTGGVRFTQPGAFNDPFELLPEIFVPNGTAEQPISISFDLIGPRRPSDLVSLSYDFEDDYCNDVQSRDVVRSLNENVGIFCLSKNNDSLLMWSHYAEQYAGAVVEFETDHKFFEGLIEVEYASARPKKDISYYLSAGGHIPIAELCVKSDAWAYESEYRIARSLKACERAGENKGFGVYIQKVPMECIKSVCLGERSDLLEQRKIWELLKDTSIAMSIAAISNNGFGFRWEYVKYDSPVGNGSPIFTPRTAHIFKNDVGQWGDVARWTIEHHKLSKIAQMLA
- a CDS encoding NAD(P)/FAD-dependent oxidoreductase, with translation MLNQAISEMLAAPSCWQKQLPCRTARAGNLPFESDVVIVGAGIGGLAAALRALESGYSVTVLEAGDVGSGASGRNSGFVVPIPSRHSPESLQRLLGEDTAPFLAALSETAKAVFEYAPSDLTVKGWVQPMVGAAGVGAHKLAKDWTHLGVKVDPMEPEALETALGTTEYAEGLHFTDAGAINPLAFVYQLADTVNRKGGHIIECCSALDVRPQGGWVTVQTQRGEIRAGRVFMAGNAYGSAASRTTRRAVSPLALTLATFAVPQLCRAERLLPFSDNRKDMWFARRLGPTKLLTGCFALPLQRSAACSALLQDRIKRLYGTVVQEPEQQWAGWVGLTTDGMPKVHQHDERIMGWSGCNGRGIALSMLMGRTLMDRLCGVNGLHLPPSSGTYKTGNALTWLAQMVIALDRRKQRRTVLAS
- a CDS encoding Bax inhibitor-1/YccA family protein — its product is MREQDYAVNNSVQAEQLEVSRVLRNTYGLLALTLAFSGVMAFVAQQMRVGYPNIFVVLIGFYGLFFLTNKLRDSAWGLVSAFALTGFMGFLLGPILNRYLGMQGGAEVVSSAFAMTALVFGGLSAYVLITRKDMSFLGGFITAGFFVLLGATLASFFFQVSGLQLAISAGFVLFSSVCILFQTSAIIHGGERNYIMATISLYVSIYLMFTSILGIRDE
- a CDS encoding tautomerase family protein, with protein sequence MPIVRVEDPVQRDADTQQAIIETIYGCLKSVFKVSDEELQARYVCYDKDHFRSPGDRSEFIQIEITVFKGRKLETKRQLYQLISKSIAAQLDISEHAPLILLVEQEPENWGMRGGVPASEIDFGYAISI